In Paenibacillus sp. 1781tsa1, one DNA window encodes the following:
- a CDS encoding CxxH/CxxC protein, with protein MYVVCKEHVDIAIDMFVDEYEDAPDIVDLKETEFADWDPPAKCAECEQHAEFLVV; from the coding sequence ATGTACGTTGTATGCAAAGAACACGTGGACATTGCCATCGACATGTTTGTCGATGAGTATGAGGACGCTCCAGATATCGTTGATCTGAAGGAGACGGAATTTGCCGATTGGGACCCGCCTGCGAAGTGCGCCGAGTGCGAACAGCACGCGGAATTCCTCGTCGTTTAG
- a CDS encoding S1C family serine protease has product MGLFGDDFYSTKVSRRAEPEQKGKLQIIRPGGRARGRDRWSNPRRSRMGISSTVKVAVISSVISSIVTVMLFSFITQPTSLPLANATGNGGGGGAQTAQAADPYDRIIQAAAKVRPSVVSIVNHKTGSSLSMEDSALGSGVIFKKEDGKAYIMTNHHVVEGASDLEIVTVDGETHKAKLVGKDRVSDIAVLSAEDKGLGAVAEIGDSSKLQRGQTVLAIGNPLGLGGTLTSGIVSYTDRILPVSINQDGVYDWEQNVIQTDAAINEGNSGGALVDLNGKVVGINTMKISDTGVEGLGFAIPMNEVMKTVDSLLLNGKVSRPYLGVYTVDLSNPYAPLDDEQRKDLKLPSHVDSGVVVLEASGPASEAGMKLNDVITEFDGQKITSTLDLRKYLYDQKKIGDTIEVTFYRDGKAEKVSVKLTDKPE; this is encoded by the coding sequence ATGGGATTGTTTGGAGACGATTTTTATTCAACCAAAGTATCAAGACGCGCCGAACCTGAACAGAAAGGCAAACTTCAGATCATCCGCCCTGGAGGCAGAGCACGTGGACGTGACCGCTGGAGCAATCCGCGCAGATCGCGTATGGGAATCAGCTCCACAGTGAAAGTAGCTGTGATTAGCTCGGTGATCAGCTCCATCGTGACCGTCATGCTGTTTAGCTTCATCACACAGCCCACATCGTTACCGCTGGCTAATGCTACAGGTAATGGTGGTGGAGGCGGTGCACAGACAGCGCAGGCAGCTGATCCATACGACCGGATTATCCAGGCAGCGGCGAAGGTACGTCCTTCCGTGGTGAGCATCGTGAACCATAAAACGGGCAGCAGCCTGTCGATGGAAGATTCCGCGCTTGGCTCAGGGGTCATTTTCAAGAAGGAAGATGGCAAGGCCTACATTATGACCAACCACCACGTTGTGGAAGGTGCGAGTGATCTGGAGATCGTGACTGTGGATGGGGAGACACATAAAGCGAAGCTGGTTGGTAAGGACCGTGTGAGCGACATTGCTGTATTATCCGCAGAAGATAAAGGGTTGGGTGCAGTGGCGGAGATCGGTGATTCCAGCAAACTTCAGCGCGGTCAAACGGTGCTGGCGATCGGAAACCCGCTCGGTCTGGGCGGTACGCTGACCTCCGGTATTGTCAGTTACACGGATCGTATTCTGCCTGTATCGATTAATCAGGATGGGGTATACGACTGGGAGCAAAACGTGATCCAGACGGATGCGGCGATTAACGAAGGCAATAGCGGCGGTGCTCTGGTCGATCTTAATGGTAAAGTGGTCGGCATCAACACGATGAAGATCTCAGATACGGGTGTTGAAGGTCTCGGCTTCGCGATTCCGATGAACGAAGTGATGAAAACGGTAGATTCCCTGCTCTTGAACGGCAAAGTATCTCGTCCATACCTGGGCGTGTACACGGTCGATCTGAGCAACCCTTATGCACCACTGGATGACGAGCAACGCAAGGATCTGAAGCTGCCATCTCACGTGGACAGCGGTGTGGTTGTGCTGGAAGCATCCGGTCCGGCATCTGAAGCAGGTATGAAGCTGAATGATGTCATTACGGAATTTGATGGGCAGAAAATTACCTCCACGCTGGATCTGCGGAAATATCTGTACGATCAGAAGAAAATTGGGGATACGATAGAAGTGACCTTCTACCGGGATGGCAAAGCGGAGAAAGTATCCGTGAAGTTGACGGATAAACCGGAGTAA
- a CDS encoding MBL fold metallo-hydrolase, with protein sequence MGIYFTVLSSGSTGNATVIQHGGTSLMIDAGLSAKRLDALFQEREISGAELDGILVTHEHSDHIKGLGAMSRKYNLPIYANLNTWAALEKSVGAIPEENRRVFETGEKHDFGSLRVESFGISHDAAEPVGYTFDDGTEKLSVATDLGYMSDKVRDAIADSDVLVLEANHDVELLRMGRYPWNTKRRILSDIGHLSNEAAGAALSELMNGRIKRTYLAHLSRDHNMMDLAKMSVRDAMESRGCFYRDHEFKLCDTYYDRPTPWDRVGEP encoded by the coding sequence ATGGGGATATATTTTACCGTGTTATCCAGCGGTTCGACAGGTAATGCCACGGTCATACAGCATGGGGGGACCTCTCTCATGATTGATGCGGGTCTTAGTGCGAAGCGATTGGATGCACTGTTTCAGGAAAGGGAGATTTCTGGGGCAGAACTGGACGGGATTCTGGTTACACATGAACATTCCGATCACATTAAAGGACTAGGCGCGATGTCTCGGAAATATAATTTACCAATCTACGCGAATCTGAATACGTGGGCGGCACTGGAGAAGTCGGTTGGGGCGATTCCAGAGGAAAACCGGAGGGTATTTGAGACAGGTGAAAAACATGATTTTGGGTCACTGCGCGTGGAATCCTTCGGGATCTCGCATGATGCGGCTGAGCCGGTAGGGTACACATTCGATGATGGTACGGAGAAGCTGTCTGTTGCAACGGATCTCGGGTACATGAGCGACAAGGTTCGCGATGCGATCGCAGATTCTGACGTGCTGGTGCTGGAGGCGAATCATGATGTCGAATTGCTGCGTATGGGGCGTTATCCATGGAACACCAAGCGCCGGATTTTGAGCGACATTGGGCATTTGTCGAACGAAGCGGCAGGGGCAGCGCTTAGTGAACTGATGAACGGACGCATCAAGCGCACGTATCTGGCACATCTTAGCCGAGATCATAATATGATGGACTTGGCGAAAATGTCGGTGCGCGACGCGATGGAGAGCCGTGGATGTTTTTATCGGGATCATGAGTTCAAACTCTGTGATACGTATTATGACCGTCCTACGCCATGGGATAGGGTAGGTGAGCCATAA
- the yycI gene encoding two-component system regulatory protein YycI — translation MDWGRAKNVLIYAFLLLNLVLGYQIWMDARETAGANLDFTSLADNTQQAMEEKGIQVLAPIPNETPKLPKLSYEFIEEDKAGVDMELEQPVDSKLIFSQSELEDALQREIPQIGTYRLDQLMAEDGAFVLHPLVDGKWPLFNVSLELFYSDQKIKGYRQTPVRITTAEESDQQVLPASKALGTLIENFLPNDAIVKDIQLGYYGQLFNSDIQVAMPAWRFVLESGEVLYVQGISGDVFSPKTDKPGE, via the coding sequence TTGGATTGGGGACGGGCCAAAAATGTGTTGATCTATGCCTTTCTGCTGCTCAATCTGGTGCTGGGATACCAGATCTGGATGGATGCGCGGGAGACGGCCGGAGCCAATCTGGACTTCACCTCACTGGCAGACAATACACAGCAGGCGATGGAAGAGAAGGGCATTCAGGTGCTGGCTCCGATTCCAAATGAAACGCCGAAGTTGCCGAAGTTGTCCTATGAGTTCATTGAAGAGGACAAGGCAGGTGTTGATATGGAGCTGGAACAGCCTGTAGATAGCAAGCTGATTTTCTCGCAGAGTGAGCTGGAAGATGCATTACAGCGAGAGATTCCACAGATCGGGACATACCGGCTGGATCAGCTGATGGCCGAGGATGGGGCTTTTGTGCTTCACCCACTGGTGGATGGCAAATGGCCGCTCTTCAATGTGAGTCTGGAGTTGTTCTACAGCGACCAGAAAATAAAGGGTTACCGTCAGACTCCGGTGCGAATTACAACCGCAGAGGAGAGCGATCAGCAGGTGCTTCCGGCGTCGAAGGCGCTGGGAACGCTGATCGAGAACTTTTTGCCAAATGATGCAATTGTCAAAGATATTCAGCTGGGCTACTACGGCCAGTTGTTCAATTCAGATATACAGGTAGCGATGCCGGCATGGCGGTTCGTGCTGGAAAGTGGCGAAGTGTTGTACGTGCAGGGCATCAGTGGGGATGTATTCAGTCCCAAGACAGACAAACCAGGGGAGTAA
- a CDS encoding YycH family regulatory protein: MKERIKSLVLAALVVASLVQSYFLIYRLPGGGDSIVTSETNYVKTENMGQERNIEELIFPDQMIIHLGEDKHTVFYPGNTFYQLIYSRLQGRAFDDFQRRSVQSVNWDQIRKENPGFELSFKEGIPVALLQRVMRLGTDSLFQGETINRISIYTAKNETKAHALFFSAKGDVVYEATQADLTVQDVQQHVDFGTNWTPYTLMDGGYYIPAEPLETIEADVPTGQFTVEQMQRSLFFDPSMTRNIREKDGSEIYTDSKRSLQVKQEQRWISYTDPAAPPAGQIDPAKDALSAVDFVNQHGGWKGRSRMMLGTADSKTRLEFQQYYGSYPIMDSMQFRFGTISMEMQQETVSSYERSLEYLNEGAETKKSVKLPGGDKLKALIQKVAGENRQVVDVYPAYRPSTIEDGLKLIPVWVIRFGNGEETTVS, from the coding sequence TTGAAGGAACGGATTAAATCCTTGGTGCTTGCTGCCCTTGTTGTAGCCAGTCTGGTTCAGAGTTATTTTCTAATCTATCGTTTGCCCGGAGGCGGGGATTCCATTGTGACGTCAGAGACGAACTATGTGAAGACGGAAAATATGGGTCAGGAACGCAATATTGAAGAATTGATCTTCCCCGATCAGATGATTATTCATCTGGGCGAAGATAAACATACGGTGTTTTACCCTGGCAATACGTTCTATCAGTTGATCTATTCAAGGTTGCAGGGGCGGGCGTTCGATGATTTTCAGCGCCGTAGCGTGCAATCGGTGAATTGGGATCAGATTCGCAAGGAGAACCCTGGGTTTGAGCTATCGTTCAAAGAAGGGATTCCCGTAGCATTGTTGCAGCGGGTAATGAGGCTCGGGACGGATTCCTTATTCCAAGGGGAGACCATTAACCGAATCTCGATCTATACGGCTAAAAATGAAACGAAAGCCCATGCGCTGTTCTTCAGCGCCAAGGGAGATGTGGTATACGAAGCAACGCAGGCTGACCTTACAGTACAAGACGTACAGCAGCATGTTGACTTCGGTACGAACTGGACGCCATATACCTTGATGGATGGCGGTTATTATATCCCGGCGGAACCTCTGGAGACGATTGAGGCGGATGTGCCAACAGGTCAGTTCACTGTTGAGCAGATGCAGCGCAGTCTGTTCTTCGATCCAAGTATGACCCGGAACATCCGGGAAAAAGACGGGTCTGAGATTTACACCGACAGTAAACGTAGTCTACAGGTAAAACAGGAACAGCGCTGGATCAGTTACACCGATCCGGCGGCACCGCCTGCGGGACAGATTGATCCTGCGAAGGATGCGTTGTCTGCTGTTGATTTTGTGAATCAGCACGGGGGTTGGAAAGGCCGGTCACGCATGATGCTGGGGACCGCGGACAGCAAAACACGGCTTGAATTCCAGCAGTATTACGGCAGCTATCCGATTATGGATTCCATGCAGTTCCGCTTCGGCACGATCAGTATGGAGATGCAGCAGGAGACGGTATCCAGTTATGAACGATCGCTGGAATACCTGAACGAAGGTGCAGAGACCAAGAAATCGGTCAAACTGCCTGGCGGAGACAAGCTGAAGGCTCTTATTCAGAAAGTAGCCGGTGAGAATCGCCAGGTCGTGGATGTATATCCAGCGTATCGTCCTTCTACGATTGAAGACGGACTAAAGCTGATTCCGGTATGGGTTATTCGCTTCGGAAATGGTGAGGAGACTACCGTATCTTGA
- the walK gene encoding cell wall metabolism sensor histidine kinase WalK, whose amino-acid sequence MGRFARFSFFRTIQAKLIIIYVLLILIAMQLIGVYFVSAMKNSLTSNFTEDLQARAEMLSVLVGETMAGGEAEAGEDKTENLRVLVNNLFNINGAEIQVLDASGKVLTTSLSSHSDYVGRKNTQTVVSRALQGIRDNEEYIVDEDNVRKKVVAKPVLSGGKIIGAVYIAASMNELYSTMEGINKIFISGILIALVLTAVLGVILSHTITQPIKEVTRRATAVAEGNFDQQTPVFGTDEIGQLSRAFNYMTSRLRDALSQNEEEKEKLTSILTNMSDGVVATDEYGKVILVNRRASSILGMHPADIEGRHFAILLGIDPEDAEALASGFTGSTLLQIAPAGQEEPVVIRMTFTPVHRRERGITGTIAVLQDVTEQEELEASRREFVANVSHELRTPLTTIKSYAEALDDGALEDPQLAGRFVGVIQNETERMIRLVTDLLHLSRLDSKEALLRKQPTDILEMLEEVTDRFSFQMHQKDIQPVLSVENDIPAVPLDRDQIDQVLDNVVSNALKYTLEGGTITIAARRSDEHALAISVSDTGMGIPQRDLDRIFERFYRVDKARSRSMGGTGLGLSIAREIVKAHDGSISLESEVDVGTTVTFTLPMREKGGEHLEGTD is encoded by the coding sequence ATGGGCCGATTCGCGCGATTCTCGTTCTTTCGAACGATTCAGGCGAAATTGATTATTATCTATGTACTGCTGATTCTGATTGCGATGCAATTGATCGGCGTTTATTTTGTGAGCGCGATGAAGAACTCGCTAACGAGCAACTTTACAGAAGACTTGCAGGCGCGTGCGGAGATGCTGTCAGTTCTCGTAGGAGAGACGATGGCGGGCGGAGAAGCAGAGGCTGGCGAGGACAAAACGGAAAATCTGCGTGTGCTGGTGAATAACCTGTTCAACATTAACGGTGCCGAGATTCAGGTACTGGATGCCAGCGGAAAAGTACTGACGACCTCGCTAAGTTCACATTCAGACTATGTGGGGCGCAAAAACACCCAGACCGTTGTTAGCCGTGCGTTGCAAGGCATTCGGGACAATGAGGAATATATCGTGGATGAGGATAATGTTCGCAAAAAAGTTGTCGCCAAGCCTGTGCTGTCTGGCGGCAAAATCATTGGTGCGGTCTACATCGCAGCATCCATGAACGAGCTGTATTCTACGATGGAGGGAATCAACAAAATCTTCATCTCCGGTATCCTGATTGCCTTAGTGTTAACGGCAGTGCTTGGCGTGATCCTGTCCCATACGATCACGCAGCCGATTAAAGAAGTCACTCGGAGAGCGACAGCGGTCGCAGAGGGTAACTTTGATCAGCAGACACCTGTATTCGGCACGGATGAGATTGGTCAGCTCAGTCGGGCTTTTAACTATATGACCAGCAGACTTCGGGATGCACTCTCCCAGAATGAAGAGGAGAAGGAGAAACTGACTTCCATTCTGACCAATATGAGTGATGGTGTGGTAGCTACGGATGAGTACGGGAAAGTCATTCTCGTAAACCGTCGTGCCAGCAGCATACTGGGTATGCATCCTGCGGATATTGAAGGAAGACATTTTGCCATATTACTCGGCATTGATCCGGAGGATGCGGAAGCTCTCGCGAGTGGGTTCACAGGTTCTACGCTGCTTCAGATTGCACCCGCAGGACAAGAAGAGCCTGTGGTCATTCGGATGACGTTCACACCTGTTCATCGGCGTGAACGGGGGATCACGGGAACTATTGCCGTACTTCAGGACGTTACCGAGCAGGAAGAGCTTGAGGCATCCCGGCGTGAATTCGTGGCTAATGTATCCCATGAACTGCGTACACCATTGACTACGATCAAGAGTTACGCGGAAGCGCTGGATGATGGTGCACTGGAAGACCCGCAGCTTGCCGGTCGTTTTGTTGGTGTTATTCAGAACGAGACGGAGCGAATGATACGACTGGTTACGGATCTGCTACATTTATCGCGGCTGGATTCCAAAGAGGCTTTGCTGCGGAAACAACCAACCGACATTCTGGAAATGCTGGAGGAAGTGACAGATCGCTTCTCGTTCCAAATGCACCAGAAGGATATTCAACCTGTACTATCTGTGGAGAATGATATTCCAGCTGTCCCACTGGATCGCGACCAGATTGATCAGGTGCTGGATAATGTCGTGTCCAATGCGCTGAAATATACATTGGAAGGCGGCACCATTACGATTGCAGCTAGACGCAGTGATGAACATGCACTTGCCATCTCGGTATCGGATACTGGAATGGGTATCCCACAGCGCGATTTGGATCGCATTTTTGAGCGGTTTTATCGGGTGGACAAGGCTCGTTCCCGCAGTATGGGAGGCACAGGGCTAGGTCTGTCCATTGCCCGGGAAATTGTGAAGGCACATGATGGCAGCATCTCTCTGGAGTCCGAAGTAGATGTAGGAACGACAGTAACGTTCACACTGCCGATGCGTGAGAAAGGGGGTGAGCACCTTGAAGGAACGGATTAA
- the yycF gene encoding response regulator YycF, producing MQGKILVVDDEQPIADILKFNLEKEGYEVICAFDGIRAVELALSEKPDLMLLDLMLPGKDGMDVCREVRAHLEMPIIMLTAKDGEIDKVLGLELGADDYVTKPFSTRELLARVKAQMRRRQKLAITAEAPEDEEKQVMRLFDLAFDMDMYTAYKGGEPLDLTHREYELLYYMAKHSGKVMTREHLLQAVWGYEYFGDVRTVDVTIRRLREKIEENPSKPETILTRRGLGYLVRSAKSVGI from the coding sequence ATGCAGGGGAAGATTTTGGTGGTGGACGATGAACAGCCCATCGCAGACATTCTAAAGTTTAATTTGGAAAAAGAGGGGTACGAGGTCATCTGTGCATTTGATGGCATTCGTGCGGTTGAACTGGCGTTATCCGAAAAACCGGATCTGATGCTGCTGGATCTGATGCTGCCGGGCAAGGACGGTATGGATGTATGTCGTGAGGTACGTGCTCATCTGGAGATGCCGATCATTATGCTTACCGCCAAGGATGGCGAGATCGACAAGGTACTCGGGTTGGAATTGGGTGCGGATGATTACGTGACCAAGCCGTTCAGTACGCGTGAGTTGCTTGCACGGGTGAAGGCACAGATGCGCAGACGGCAAAAGCTCGCGATTACGGCAGAAGCGCCGGAAGATGAGGAAAAGCAGGTCATGCGGCTATTTGATCTGGCGTTTGATATGGACATGTATACGGCTTACAAGGGCGGGGAACCGCTCGATCTGACCCACCGTGAGTACGAACTTCTCTATTATATGGCGAAGCACTCCGGCAAGGTTATGACACGGGAACATCTGCTGCAAGCGGTATGGGGATATGAATATTTCGGCGATGTACGTACTGTGGATGTCACGATCCGTCGTCTGCGTGAGAAGATTGAGGAGAATCCGAGCAAACCGGAAACGATTCTGACACGCCGCGGGCTTGGTTATCTCGTGCGCAGTGCCAAAAGCGTGGGGATATAA
- a CDS encoding peptidoglycan DD-metalloendopeptidase family protein, with translation MKGFRGIRQPGKDRVHEQSGEHRTAEDKNNMSMSTFSVNKKRVLASRKWIITAAFGVFIAASLGFAGKQYVTANTVPYYKVMVKGSEIGTIADEAQLQQLFTDKTEEYQNKYPDAEMVLNTDGITTETVRAYKPEVNSDETLDKLGDMLTAYAKGVELKVDGEVIGIVKDQATADAILEQVQSKYISASAVRSSLKTKSVSANSSKKNEGPSTTLKSVGIKEDVATDVVKADPNKIWDVSEAVKALTVGKDAPVTYVVREGDTISSIAAKYDITQSEIRKHNPGIKETSLQIGDELTLTVPKPAVTVKSVEQVVEQIEIKPQVEVRKSAELKAGTTKVVRPGQSGLKSMQYRITKENGEVVQEEWLGQEVIKAAVTEVVLSGTKVVGEGTGEFAWPVSNATMSSSYGQRWGRQHKGVDLVGNRDVKASDEGVITFAGQKSGYGNVIIINHRNGYETLYGHLNSIGVKVGQVVEKGESIGVMGNTGRSTGTHLHFEIIKNGTVENPLTYLN, from the coding sequence ATGAAAGGTTTCAGAGGCATACGCCAACCGGGCAAAGACCGGGTACACGAACAATCCGGGGAACACCGGACGGCCGAAGACAAAAACAACATGAGCATGTCCACCTTCAGTGTGAATAAGAAGCGCGTTCTGGCCTCGCGCAAATGGATCATTACAGCAGCTTTTGGTGTATTCATCGCAGCATCGCTCGGGTTCGCAGGCAAACAATATGTTACTGCAAACACCGTGCCGTATTATAAAGTCATGGTTAAAGGTAGCGAGATTGGTACCATTGCAGATGAAGCACAATTACAACAACTATTTACAGACAAAACCGAGGAATATCAAAATAAATATCCGGATGCAGAGATGGTGCTGAACACGGATGGCATCACAACTGAAACGGTAAGAGCCTACAAACCTGAAGTGAACAGTGACGAGACGCTGGACAAACTGGGTGACATGCTGACAGCCTACGCCAAAGGTGTGGAGCTTAAGGTAGACGGTGAAGTCATTGGTATTGTGAAAGATCAGGCAACAGCGGATGCAATCCTGGAACAAGTGCAGAGCAAATACATATCGGCATCGGCTGTGCGAAGTTCGCTTAAGACGAAGTCGGTATCGGCTAACTCCTCGAAGAAAAACGAGGGACCAAGTACAACCCTGAAGTCGGTAGGCATCAAGGAAGACGTAGCGACAGATGTGGTGAAGGCTGATCCAAATAAAATATGGGATGTGTCCGAGGCGGTTAAAGCATTAACCGTTGGTAAAGACGCGCCTGTAACTTATGTGGTTCGTGAAGGAGATACGATCTCTTCGATTGCGGCCAAGTATGACATTACACAAAGCGAGATTCGTAAGCATAATCCAGGTATCAAGGAAACGTCGCTTCAAATCGGAGACGAACTGACCCTGACCGTTCCGAAACCGGCGGTAACCGTTAAATCGGTTGAGCAGGTTGTTGAACAGATTGAGATCAAACCGCAAGTGGAAGTGCGCAAAAGTGCTGAGTTGAAAGCAGGTACAACTAAAGTCGTGCGCCCAGGACAAAGCGGGTTGAAAAGCATGCAGTACCGTATAACCAAAGAGAATGGTGAAGTGGTTCAGGAAGAGTGGCTTGGTCAGGAAGTGATTAAAGCAGCTGTAACTGAAGTTGTCCTTAGCGGGACCAAAGTGGTTGGTGAGGGCACAGGTGAATTTGCTTGGCCGGTATCCAATGCAACGATGAGTAGTAGCTATGGACAACGGTGGGGGCGCCAGCACAAAGGTGTCGATCTGGTAGGTAACCGCGATGTGAAAGCGTCTGACGAGGGTGTAATTACGTTTGCTGGACAGAAAAGCGGCTATGGTAATGTCATCATTATTAACCACCGAAACGGATACGAAACACTGTATGGACATCTGAACAGCATTGGCGTTAAGGTTGGACAAGTGGTTGAAAAAGGCGAGAGTATTGGCGTTATGGGCAACACGGGTCGTTCGACCGGAACACATCTGCATTTTGAGATTATTAAGAATGGAACGGTAGAAAATCCGTTAACGTATCTGAACTAA
- a CDS encoding class I SAM-dependent methyltransferase, which produces MNERFEQGLQEADQPFSGWDFSYVTGSERLQSGMLPWSFGTMARRLLNQTERMLDMGTGGGEMLSRLLPLPPYTCATEGYLPNIPIAEERLQPLGVKVFQVTDDSILPFADGEFDLILNRHESYDEQEVRRILSVGGLFLTQQVGWSDCREINDRLGIPMPADYAGWELDRAVLQLEQCGFRILEKCEATPAQRFYDIGALVYYLKTIPWQVPDFKVQQFRDQLMDIHMEMEHNGFWEVQQKRFVILAAKE; this is translated from the coding sequence ATGAATGAGCGATTCGAGCAAGGGTTGCAAGAGGCGGATCAGCCGTTTAGTGGTTGGGATTTTAGCTATGTAACTGGGAGTGAGCGACTTCAGAGCGGAATGTTGCCTTGGTCTTTTGGAACGATGGCGCGCCGATTGTTGAATCAGACAGAACGAATGCTCGACATGGGGACTGGTGGAGGAGAAATGTTGTCCAGACTCCTTCCACTTCCTCCATACACATGTGCGACCGAAGGCTATCTCCCGAATATACCGATTGCAGAGGAACGTTTACAGCCGTTAGGTGTGAAGGTGTTTCAAGTGACTGATGATTCGATACTTCCTTTCGCAGACGGGGAATTCGATCTGATTCTTAATCGGCATGAGTCGTATGATGAGCAGGAAGTAAGGCGGATTCTATCGGTAGGCGGATTATTTCTAACTCAACAGGTAGGTTGGTCAGATTGCAGGGAGATCAATGATCGACTCGGCATTCCTATGCCAGCGGATTACGCTGGATGGGAGCTGGATCGTGCTGTTCTTCAGCTGGAACAGTGTGGATTCCGTATTTTAGAGAAATGTGAAGCAACTCCCGCGCAACGTTTCTATGATATAGGCGCACTGGTCTATTATCTGAAGACCATCCCATGGCAAGTACCTGATTTTAAGGTACAACAGTTCCGTGATCAATTAATGGATATTCATATGGAGATGGAACACAATGGATTTTGGGAAGTACAGCAGAAACGATTTGTAATTCTTGCAGCGAAAGAATAG
- a CDS encoding adenylosuccinate synthase, translating to MSTVVVVGTQWGDEGKGKITDYLAESADVVARYQGGNNAGHTILIDNKKYKLTMIPSGIFYTDKACVIGNGMVINPKALIEEINYIHDNDFTTKNLSISERAHIILPYHMVLDALEEESKGPNKIGTTGKGIGPCYMDKSARIGIRMVDLMDAEDFELKLRHLVKEKNRVIEQVYGGQPVDVEEILQDYLGYAEILRPYVRDTSVVLNEYIDEDKKVLFEGAQGVMLDLDQGTYPFVTSSNPSAGGVCIGSGVGPARIQQVIGVAKAYTTRVGDGPFPTELHDAIGDQIRETGHEYGTVTGRPRRVGWFDSVVVRHARRVSGITGLSLNSLDVMTGLETVKICTGYKFRGEVITHYPASLKMLAECEAVYEEMPGWSEDITGAKKLEDLPVNTQNYVKRVSELTGIPIAIFSVGRNREQTNQVLPIYE from the coding sequence ATGTCAACGGTAGTTGTAGTGGGAACGCAATGGGGAGACGAAGGAAAAGGTAAAATCACGGATTATTTGGCGGAGAGCGCTGATGTGGTGGCTCGTTATCAAGGTGGTAACAATGCGGGTCATACAATTCTGATTGATAACAAAAAATATAAACTGACGATGATTCCATCAGGGATTTTCTACACGGATAAAGCGTGTGTTATTGGTAACGGAATGGTTATCAACCCGAAGGCACTCATCGAAGAAATTAACTATATTCATGACAACGATTTTACAACCAAGAACTTGTCCATCAGTGAGCGCGCACATATTATCCTGCCATATCACATGGTATTGGATGCACTCGAAGAAGAGAGCAAAGGTCCGAACAAAATTGGTACGACTGGCAAAGGAATTGGCCCATGTTACATGGACAAATCAGCTCGTATTGGTATTCGGATGGTTGACCTGATGGATGCTGAAGATTTCGAACTGAAACTGCGTCATCTGGTCAAAGAGAAGAACCGCGTCATCGAGCAAGTCTACGGCGGCCAGCCTGTTGATGTTGAAGAGATTCTGCAAGATTACCTCGGATATGCTGAAATTCTGCGTCCATATGTACGTGATACATCTGTTGTTCTGAACGAATATATTGATGAGGACAAAAAAGTACTGTTTGAAGGCGCACAAGGCGTTATGTTGGACCTTGATCAAGGAACTTATCCATTTGTTACATCATCCAATCCGTCCGCAGGCGGCGTATGTATCGGTTCTGGCGTAGGCCCGGCTCGTATTCAGCAAGTCATTGGAGTAGCGAAAGCTTACACAACCCGTGTAGGAGATGGCCCATTCCCTACGGAATTGCATGATGCAATCGGCGACCAAATCCGTGAGACTGGACATGAGTACGGCACGGTAACTGGACGTCCACGTCGTGTGGGTTGGTTCGATAGTGTTGTTGTTCGCCACGCACGTCGTGTCAGCGGAATTACAGGTTTATCCCTGAACTCTCTGGACGTAATGACAGGTCTGGAAACCGTAAAAATCTGCACAGGATACAAATTCCGTGGCGAGGTCATCACACACTATCCGGCAAGCCTCAAAATGCTGGCAGAATGTGAAGCGGTATACGAAGAGATGCCAGGATGGAGCGAAGATATCACCGGAGCGAAGAAACTCGAAGACCTGCCAGTGAACACACAGAATTATGTAAAACGTGTTTCCGAACTGACAGGCATTCCAATTGCCATCTTCTCCGTTGGTCGTAACCGTGAGCAAACAAATCAAGTTCTTCCAATCTACGAGTAA